In Akkermansia muciniphila, one DNA window encodes the following:
- a CDS encoding P-loop NTPase translates to MTTQQELTPELIRAALTTVKFPGFSRDIVSFGLVKKIDIDAENNVTIDLVIESKNADIPRYIFEGVHGVMKHLPGVKHCDVNIEHKAPEAKKGINDDPSTWKSSVPGAKHVIAVASGKGGVGKSTVSANLAVALSKLGYSVGLVDLDIYGPSMSLMFGTKERPGANENDEFLPVTAHGVKLLSMGLLINESDPVAVRGPLATRYVQQFLRNVAWGDVDFLILDLPPGTGDIQLTIVQTAELDGVVVVTTPQEVALIDARKAIGLFERVKTPILGVIENMSYFQCPSDGKIYHIFGEGGGEREAAKLGVPLLGKIPLDISTRSGGDEGRPVALEDPGQNPVSAAFRQVAEQCARVVLNR, encoded by the coding sequence ATGACGACACAACAGGAATTGACTCCGGAGTTGATACGGGCTGCGCTGACCACGGTTAAATTTCCGGGGTTCAGCCGGGACATCGTATCTTTCGGGCTGGTGAAAAAGATCGACATTGACGCTGAAAACAACGTCACGATTGATTTGGTGATTGAGAGCAAGAATGCGGATATTCCCCGTTACATTTTTGAAGGCGTTCACGGCGTGATGAAGCATTTGCCCGGCGTGAAACACTGCGACGTCAATATTGAGCATAAGGCTCCGGAAGCCAAAAAGGGAATTAATGACGACCCCTCTACCTGGAAATCCTCCGTTCCCGGCGCCAAGCATGTCATTGCCGTGGCTTCCGGCAAGGGCGGCGTGGGCAAATCCACCGTTTCCGCGAACCTGGCGGTGGCCCTGAGCAAGCTGGGCTATTCCGTCGGCCTGGTGGACCTGGACATCTACGGCCCGTCCATGTCCCTGATGTTCGGCACCAAGGAACGCCCCGGAGCCAATGAGAATGACGAATTTCTCCCGGTGACGGCTCATGGCGTGAAGCTCCTTTCCATGGGGCTGCTGATTAACGAGTCCGATCCTGTAGCGGTGCGCGGCCCTCTGGCGACACGCTACGTCCAGCAGTTCCTGCGCAACGTGGCGTGGGGGGATGTGGACTTCCTGATTCTGGACCTGCCGCCCGGCACCGGAGACATTCAGCTGACCATTGTTCAGACGGCGGAACTGGACGGCGTAGTGGTGGTGACCACGCCGCAGGAAGTGGCGCTGATTGACGCGCGCAAGGCAATCGGCCTTTTTGAACGGGTGAAGACCCCCATTCTGGGCGTGATTGAAAACATGAGTTATTTCCAGTGCCCCTCCGACGGAAAGATTTACCATATCTTTGGCGAAGGCGGCGGCGAACGGGAAGCGGCCAAGCTGGGAGTGCCCCTGCTCGGCAAGATTCCGCTGGATATTTCCACCCGCTCCGGCGGGGACGAAGGCCGCCCCGTGGCTTTGGAAGATCCCGGGCAGAACCCGGTTTCCGCCGCGTTCCGCCAGGTTGCGGAACAGTGCGCCCGCGTGGTGCTTAACCGTTGA
- a CDS encoding DNA/RNA-binding protein, translated as MEDDIICTEKIIAERKTFFLDLKQNARGKVVRITEKVSSNRDRIMVPAEILDDFIAALQDIRETLKQQGE; from the coding sequence GTGGAGGACGATATTATTTGCACAGAAAAAATCATTGCGGAACGCAAGACGTTCTTTCTTGATCTCAAACAGAATGCGCGCGGCAAAGTGGTGCGTATTACGGAAAAGGTGAGTTCCAACCGGGACCGGATTATGGTGCCCGCGGAAATTCTGGACGATTTCATCGCCGCTCTCCAGGATATCCGGGAGACGCTGAAGCAGCAGGGGGAATAA
- the cimA gene encoding citramalate synthase, which translates to MSTKIFLYDTTLRDGAQSEDVNLSATDKVRIARQLDYLGMDYIEGGWPGANPVETEFFNAMRGVELRNAKLAAFGSTHHPSHTPETDPTLNALVSSGARVAAVFGKSCPRHVEVALGISRERNLEIIGNSISFLKKNMEEAFFDAEHFFDGFKRDPEYALAVLCTAREHGADCLVLCDTNGGTMPEEISSIIRTVRERLPFAPLGIHAHNDCELAVANSLAAVNSGAIQVQGTVNGIGERCGNANLCSVIPNLQVKMKGFSCLSGASLTRLKSTAAFVSEVSNLAPFRRQPFVGNAAFAHKGGVHVSAIMKESALYEHIDPSLVGNAQRVLMTEQGGRSNILSLSRTLGFELEKGDPLLDVLSAAVKKNAALGYDYVAAPASAELLFLRHMPDSALKPYFNILRTVVLTSRHEMDPDMMVEASLKLDVHGKVEHTAAGGFGPVHALDRALRRALTRWYPELEQMHLIDYKVRVLSPTRTNIPDAEDENGTGSNVRVLIESSDGVATWTTVGVSYNIIEASLEALADAVTYKLYKTEQARWRAEC; encoded by the coding sequence ATGTCCACCAAAATCTTTCTCTATGATACCACGCTGCGGGACGGCGCGCAGAGTGAAGACGTCAACCTGAGCGCGACGGACAAGGTCCGCATCGCCCGCCAGCTGGATTATCTGGGCATGGACTACATTGAGGGCGGCTGGCCCGGCGCCAATCCGGTGGAAACGGAATTTTTCAACGCCATGAGAGGCGTCGAACTAAGGAATGCAAAACTGGCCGCCTTTGGAAGCACGCACCATCCTTCCCATACCCCGGAGACGGATCCCACGCTGAATGCCCTGGTATCCAGCGGCGCGCGGGTAGCCGCGGTCTTTGGGAAATCCTGCCCCCGCCATGTGGAAGTGGCCCTGGGCATTTCCCGGGAACGCAATCTGGAAATCATCGGCAATTCCATCTCCTTCCTTAAAAAAAATATGGAAGAAGCCTTTTTTGACGCGGAACACTTTTTTGACGGCTTCAAGCGGGATCCGGAATACGCCCTGGCTGTGCTCTGTACGGCCCGGGAACATGGCGCGGACTGCCTGGTGCTGTGCGATACCAACGGAGGCACCATGCCGGAGGAAATCAGCTCCATTATCCGGACGGTCAGGGAACGCCTGCCTTTCGCCCCCCTGGGCATCCACGCCCACAATGACTGCGAACTGGCCGTCGCCAACAGCCTGGCCGCGGTAAACAGCGGAGCCATCCAGGTGCAGGGGACCGTCAACGGCATCGGGGAGCGTTGCGGAAACGCCAATCTTTGTTCCGTCATTCCCAACCTCCAGGTGAAGATGAAAGGCTTTTCCTGCCTCAGCGGAGCCTCCCTGACGCGGCTCAAATCCACTGCCGCCTTTGTCTCGGAAGTATCCAACCTGGCGCCCTTCCGGCGGCAGCCTTTCGTGGGGAACGCCGCGTTCGCCCACAAGGGCGGGGTGCATGTCAGCGCGATCATGAAGGAGTCCGCTCTGTACGAGCACATCGACCCTTCCCTGGTGGGGAACGCCCAGCGCGTGCTGATGACGGAGCAGGGCGGCAGAAGCAACATTCTTTCCCTGTCCCGCACCCTGGGCTTTGAACTGGAAAAGGGAGACCCCCTTCTGGACGTGCTTTCCGCCGCCGTGAAGAAGAATGCCGCGCTGGGGTATGACTACGTGGCCGCCCCGGCCAGCGCGGAGCTGCTCTTCCTGCGGCACATGCCGGACAGCGCCCTGAAACCGTATTTCAACATCCTGCGCACCGTGGTGCTGACCTCCCGCCATGAAATGGACCCGGACATGATGGTGGAAGCCTCCCTCAAGCTGGACGTCCACGGAAAGGTGGAGCACACCGCCGCCGGGGGCTTTGGCCCCGTGCATGCGCTGGACAGGGCCCTGCGCCGCGCCCTGACGCGCTGGTATCCGGAATTGGAGCAGATGCACCTCATCGACTACAAGGTGCGCGTGCTTTCCCCTACCCGGACGAACATCCCGGATGCGGAGGATGAAAACGGCACCGGCTCCAATGTCCGCGTGCTTATTGAGTCCTCGGACGGCGTCGCCACCTGGACGACCGTGGGCGTTTCCTACAACATTATTGAGGCCAGCCTGGAAGCCCTGGCGGATGCCGTCACGTACAAGCTCTATAAGACGGAGCAGGCCAGATGGCGTGCGGAATGCTGA
- a CDS encoding M3 family metallopeptidase, with product MRLPRQYFYLLFLFFSMALPSPAASSAHPFLDKGRPIRWSRLTPDKLEPDIQEAMRRTRASVEEISRLRPEEMTYENTFGALEKSNDLLTEGMCKAYVLKSLCDSAELRKAMDSVAPRVSAFLSSVTKDQALWKVLKTAEERLRQTHLSPEQKRYMELSMQSFRDNGADLPPDKRARLEAIDRELTLASQRFNNLYMDARKSWTWTVRNAALLEGIDGGALQQAREEFLRRHPGQSDPGWTFTLDSAASARVMEKARREECRKDLWEHHQSLATGACDTEPVIRKILSLRREKAHLCGYKAYPDYALRESMAGNGEHAMKFVNELLDKIRAPFFREMETLRRLKARRTGQEKARLNPWDVAYYANLQAEERFRLDQEELRRYFPLPRVLDGLFSLAERLYGIRVAEVPARQALSGIPADKSAGAVEVWHPDVRFFTIDDGNGNRLGSFYLDLFSRNNKRAGAWMNTLDTGSPSTPETPGKPRLGMVCLNIHPPAAGHAVTLTHREVRTLFHEFGHLLHLMFTRVAISSLAGTSVPRDFVEVPSQFMENWCWRPDVLKSFARHEQTGLPIPEEMLRSLDASRGNTPALALAGQLLYAKMDLAVHAAPERFSSGSLDDVDSAVAGDMDYFKNFKRAGKLRTARHLFSSPSGYASFYFSYQWAEVLDKDIFEAFERAGGPDRETAGKFRETILEKGYAVPPMRQFMDFMGRKPRMDAMLRKRRLAS from the coding sequence ATGCGTTTACCCAGGCAGTATTTCTACCTCCTTTTCCTCTTTTTCTCCATGGCCCTCCCCTCCCCGGCGGCCTCTTCCGCCCACCCTTTCCTGGACAAGGGGCGTCCCATCCGCTGGAGCCGGCTGACTCCGGACAAGCTGGAACCGGATATTCAGGAAGCCATGCGCCGCACCCGGGCCTCCGTAGAGGAAATCAGCCGCCTCCGTCCGGAGGAAATGACGTATGAAAATACGTTCGGAGCGCTGGAGAAAAGCAATGACCTCCTTACGGAAGGCATGTGCAAGGCCTATGTCCTGAAAAGCCTGTGCGACAGCGCGGAACTGCGCAAGGCCATGGATTCCGTGGCTCCCCGCGTGTCCGCCTTCCTTTCCTCCGTCACGAAAGACCAGGCCCTGTGGAAAGTCCTGAAAACCGCGGAGGAACGCCTGCGGCAGACTCATCTGAGCCCCGAACAGAAACGGTATATGGAACTAAGCATGCAGAGCTTCCGGGACAACGGCGCGGATCTGCCGCCGGACAAGCGCGCACGGCTTGAGGCCATTGACAGGGAACTGACGCTCGCCTCCCAGCGTTTCAACAATTTGTACATGGACGCCAGGAAATCCTGGACCTGGACGGTGCGGAACGCCGCCCTTCTGGAGGGAATAGACGGAGGCGCCCTGCAACAGGCGCGTGAGGAGTTCCTGAGGCGTCATCCCGGCCAGTCCGATCCGGGCTGGACGTTTACGCTGGATTCCGCGGCTTCCGCCCGGGTCATGGAAAAAGCCCGGAGGGAAGAATGCCGGAAGGATTTATGGGAACACCACCAGTCTCTGGCCACGGGAGCATGCGACACGGAACCCGTCATCAGGAAAATCCTTTCCCTGCGCCGTGAAAAGGCGCATTTATGCGGATATAAGGCGTACCCGGATTACGCCCTGCGCGAGAGCATGGCGGGAAACGGGGAACATGCCATGAAGTTCGTCAATGAGCTGCTGGACAAGATCAGGGCCCCCTTTTTCCGTGAAATGGAAACTCTCCGCCGCCTGAAGGCCCGGCGCACGGGGCAGGAAAAAGCCCGCCTGAATCCCTGGGACGTGGCCTATTACGCCAATCTCCAGGCGGAAGAACGTTTCCGGCTGGACCAGGAGGAGCTGCGCCGCTACTTTCCCCTTCCCCGCGTTCTGGACGGCCTGTTTTCCCTGGCGGAACGGTTGTACGGCATCCGCGTAGCGGAAGTTCCGGCACGGCAGGCCTTATCCGGCATCCCGGCAGACAAATCCGCCGGAGCCGTAGAGGTCTGGCATCCGGACGTGCGCTTTTTCACGATTGACGACGGCAACGGCAACCGCCTGGGCTCCTTTTATCTGGATCTTTTCTCCCGTAACAATAAACGGGCCGGAGCGTGGATGAATACCCTGGACACGGGCAGCCCGTCCACGCCGGAGACCCCGGGAAAGCCGCGCCTGGGCATGGTCTGTCTCAATATTCACCCGCCCGCGGCAGGACACGCGGTGACGCTGACCCACCGGGAAGTCAGGACTTTATTCCATGAATTCGGTCATTTGCTGCACCTGATGTTTACCAGGGTTGCCATCTCCTCCCTGGCGGGAACCAGCGTGCCGCGGGATTTTGTGGAAGTCCCCTCCCAGTTCATGGAAAACTGGTGCTGGCGTCCGGACGTGCTGAAAAGCTTCGCCCGGCATGAACAAACGGGCCTCCCCATTCCGGAGGAGATGCTGCGCTCTCTGGACGCCTCCCGAGGCAATACGCCAGCCCTCGCGCTGGCCGGGCAGCTCCTGTACGCCAAGATGGACCTGGCCGTCCATGCGGCACCGGAACGTTTCTCCTCCGGTTCTCTAGATGATGTGGATTCCGCCGTAGCGGGAGACATGGACTATTTCAAAAATTTCAAAAGAGCCGGCAAGCTGCGCACGGCGCGCCATTTGTTTTCCTCCCCTTCGGGCTATGCCTCCTTTTACTTCTCCTACCAATGGGCTGAAGTTCTGGACAAGGATATTTTCGAAGCCTTTGAACGGGCCGGAGGACCGGACAGGGAAACGGCAGGAAAATTCCGGGAAACCATTCTGGAAAAAGGATACGCGGTGCCGCCCATGCGGCAGTTCATGGATTTCATGGGCAGAAAACCGCGCATGGACGCCATGCTCCGCAAGAGGCGGCTGGCATCCTGA